From Theileria orientalis strain Shintoku DNA, chromosome 4, complete genome, the proteins below share one genomic window:
- a CDS encoding clone ZZD536 mRNA sequence-like protein — MGSAISKTIKKTKVTRNIGDYLNTSGLPPVHTEVFTSHISPVTRIPVCRCWKSSKFPLCDNSHQKLEKMGIDCGPAMLEIRKRF; from the exons atggGTTCTGCTATTTCTAAGACAATTAAAAAGACTAAGGTTACTCGAAATATTGGTGACTATCTTAACACATCTG GCCTTCCACCAGTCCACACTGAAGTTTTCACTTCCCACATTTCTCCTGTAACTAGAATTCCAGTTTGTCGATGTTGGAAGTCAT cAAAATTCCCTCTCTGTGACAATTCCCACCAGAAGTTGGAGAAGATGGGCATCGACTGCG GTCCAGCAATGTTAGAAATTAGGAAACGTTTCTAG
- a CDS encoding uncharacterized protein (cellular retinaldehyde-binding/triple function, C-terminal domain containing protein) has product MDFIKTLKKKTEAKISDIKSEFKDSSTIPRLKPEFNYEALQIAIDCGPYMYEYYYEMDFDLTHFLKRYNFLYPTPNTDESQLLATQLETIAKMREQLLAMPIVEHVSQATPTKRSKLHTQQPVKEITLEEIYYCNDLILFRFLRSYDYKVEKSLNLLLKTLSWRRSRDPLRLPPEKVEASVCKSMLYRRGFDYFACPLIYFRPVNETPISFEIHVLALYYTLERALQTCILTQGNDKVYVIVDLKDWSLTRLPPMDLVLETARAIVEHYTETVDEILFVDAPPMTDAVFQMVKCVLPTSTTKKLSFKSRGPKLFQYLKDRIPACFLEKSLGGECDPDPDHSVYWNIEQSQYKYFQDKIDQWIAENKHKYIKTNEEL; this is encoded by the exons atggaTTTTATTAAGACattgaagaagaagactgAGGCCAAAATATCTGATATCAAATCAGAATTCAAAGATTCTTCTACAATTCCTAGGTTAAAACCAGAGTTCAACTATGAAGCATTACAAATAGCAATTGACTGTGGTCCGTACATGTACGaatattattatgaaaTGGACTTCGACCTgactcattttttaaaaagatataattttttataccCAACACCAAATACAGATGAATCTCAGCTGCTAGCTACACAACTTGAAACAATTGCGAAAATGCGAGAGCAACTATTGGCAATGCCGATAGTAGAACATGTTTCTCAAGCCACACCGACAAAAAGATCGAAACTGCATACACAACAGCCAGTGAAAGAGATCACACTTGAGGAGATATATTACTGTAACGACCTGATACTTTTTAGATTCCTGAGAAGCTACGACTATAAAGTTGAAAAGTCGTTGAACTTGTTGCTTAAAACGTTATCGTGGCGTAGATCCAGAGACCCGCTGAGACTGCCTCCAGAAAAGGTGGAGGCAAGCGTGTGTAAGAGTATGCTATATAGGAGAGGCTTTGACTACTTTGCGTGCCCACTGATATATTTCAG ACCTGTTAATGAAACACCAATAAGCTTTGAAATACACGTGTTGGCACTTTATTATACTTTGGAGAGAGCGTTGCAGACGTGTATACTGACACAGGGCAACGATAAGGTGTACGTAATCGTGGACCTGAAGGATTGGTCATTGACAAGACTGCCGCCAATGGACCTGGTACTTGAAACAGCAAGAGCAATTGTAGAACATTATACAGAAACAGTGGATGAAATACTCTTCGTGGATGCGCCGCCAATGACGGACGCAGTCTTCCAAATGGTAAAGTGTGTACTGCCAACATCGACAACAAAAAAACTGTCATTTAAGTCGAGAGGACCGAAGCTGTTTCAATATTTGAAGGATAGAATACCGGCCTGCTTCCTAGAAAAGTCACTTGGAGGAGAATGTGATCCAGATCCGGACCACAGCGTGTATTGGAATATAGAACAATCGCAATATAAGTATTTCCAGGATAAAATCGACCAATGGATTGCGGAAaacaaacataaatacattaaaacaaacgaagaattataa
- a CDS encoding predicted protein → MHTPKKKKLEEGFYPRSQYEDGPDSQLSVGYNCLTQTNYDQEFYNPVDKRIILNNNLINLNIGGTKYTTTLSTLEKDKDSTLYKYVYHSLNGLPLPDDDGDYRGFFNFTDSNSGGIMEIFIDRDGKIFQYILNFLRDGVLICPEDNFTYRSLLSDASFYGLSSLEKVLASKFEPDYDMPSTPVRVQRDPDFVLKSQSQNSQIDRHEPISLTHSQSNEVIMPNYNVFLRVDDSDNIEEAMSFVQTTPVRSLGEETFSTTADF, encoded by the exons atgCATACTCCTAAAAAAAAGAAGCTTGAGGAGGGATTTTATCCTAGATCGCAGTACGAAGATGGACCGGATTCCCAGCTTTCCGTCGGCTACAACTGCTTGACTCAAACGAACTACGATCAAGAGTTCTACAACCCAGTCGACAAGAGAATTATTTTGAACAACAATCTGATCAATTTGAACATCGGGGGAACCAAGTACACTACCACTCTGTCCACCCTGGAGAAGGACAAGGACTCGACCCTGTACAAATACGTATACCACTCACTCAACGGCCTGCCGCTTCCGGACGATGACGGCGACTACCGCGGGTTTTTCAACTTTACAGACTCGAACTCGGGAGGAATTATGGAGATATTCATTGACCGAGACGGTAAGATATTTCAGTACATTTTGAACTTCCTGAGAGACGGGGTCCTCATTTGTCCTGAAGACAACTTCACATACCGCTCTCTGCTCTCGGACGCGAGTTTCTACGGCCTCAGTTCACTCGAGAAGGTCCTCGCCTCTAAATTTGAGCCTGATTACGACATGCCTTCTACTCCAGTCCGCGTGCAACGAGATCCGGACTTTGTTCTGAAATCACAATCGCAAAACTCACAAATTGACCGCCATGAACCGATTTCGCTCACACACTCTCAGTCGAATGAGGTTATTATGCCAAATTATAACGTATTCCTTCGCGTTGACGACAGT GATAATATCGAGGAGGCCATGAGTTTTGTTCAAACCACACCAGTAAGGTCTCTCGGTGAAGAGACCTTTTCAACGACAGCtgatttttaa
- a CDS encoding mitochondrial carrier protein — MIADPGTTFNNLGATPMKNPLTPYVLFILINSLNMLDFLDPMMLFLLFCMSTLPA, encoded by the coding sequence ATGATCGCAGACCCAGGCACTACCTTTAACAACCTAGGTGCAACCCCTATGAAGAATCCTCTAACTCCATAtgttctttttattctGATAAACTCGCTTAATATGCTCGACTTTCTCGATCCaatgatgttgtttttattgttttgtaTGTCAACGCTTCCTGCCTGA
- a CDS encoding prohibitin-like protein, which yields MYNRRILINISRNGKLFFSTKNVDFKILKPPNFDNSSPSEVDNKSNIEYISPLYTQKIGMFTKPGVTFWNDKSAKYTLFKFYILSIVTFIAAMGMIKVVPDGHVGLVTRKSGKIDQFNNKGRLAIFHIPFVDKAVSFRVTPIRKKIIRKCLTSDSKQVEVVIYLTVTAREAFASHIYSIFGVNYSNDFVDKELNYDIDQVIKNYKMEELVITPERLENIESLHKEAGGIYSIDSSIESANNDLIERFQDAGSFNKIDVSDVVS from the exons atgtataataggagaatattaataaacatatcAAGAAATGGTAAATTGTTTTTCTCAACTAAAAAtgttgattttaaaattttaaaacctCCTAATTTTGATAATTCTTCACCTTCTGAAGTTGATAATAAATCTAATATCGAATATATAAGTCCACTTTATACACAAAAGATTGGAATGTTTACAAAGCCAGGCGTCACATTTTGGAATGATAAATCTGCTAAATATACgctatttaaattttatatattatcaATTGTCACCTTCATCGCGGCAATGGGAATGATTAAGGTTGTACCTGATGGACACGTGGGATTAGTAACTCGAAAAAGCG GAAAAATTGATCAGTTTAACAACAAGGGGAGACTAGCAATATTCCATATACCCTTTGTTGACAAGGCAGTGTCGTTCAGGGTAACTCCTATtaggaagaagataataaGAAAGTGTTTAACATCAGATTCGAAACAAGTGGAAGTGGTCATTTACCTAACAGTCACGGCAAGAGAAGCATTCGCATCACATATATACTCGATCTTTGGAGTTAACTATTCAAACGATTTCGTTGATAAGGAGCTTAACTATGACATTGACCAAGTAATTAAGAACTACAAGATGGAAGAATTGGTAATTACACCTGAAAGATTAGAAAACATTGAAAGTCTTCACAAGGAGGCTGGTGGTATTTACTCAATCGATAGTTCAATTGAAAGTGCAAACAACGACCTGATAGAAAGGTTCCAGGACGCAGGATCATTCAACAAGATTGATGTATCAGACGTGGTAAgctaa
- a CDS encoding uncharacterized protein (LETM1-like domain containing protein), translated as MFNPNVKRIMFKSEMCFFRPLINKQIVDRLSRRVWPEYCNRQFITTSINNYTFNYKNIYLNKQYYGYNILSNYSTKTYNNTLIINDKKHPINYDSKYKYSTKAVTNGTEVLKTKKKNNILVKIVRIPYVIVKWIVYIPYRIGRGIFKGFSYVFKGLNKLAKLAARAAVLKKVTGVSGIFKSIVGGIKHTIHWCKTGSKLYAANVKVSYYILKKLIRGHPMRYNERKLLMRTMNDALKLVPFSFFIIVPFAEFLLPVVIRFFPQMLPSTFQTNNKNNDDYLQKKLMAKKELATFFQELVQERTNQILQEELDSTLRTKAEALKQFQERLLKKSDDMNPFLSANELLVFSKLFKKEFVLDKMSTQTLRVMCKLLGITPFALKSHIVLQLRHHLLKIQREDRLIMWEGVESLSLEELQEACRERAMKFYNVTKEQMQQQLNQWMDLSSRREINPILLLWSRCITMTHEPMIIKESEPHEELEEIRVDALKDEPSDHVQEEKQEKAEKKKMKVIQEVVEAAEVDEEHLQDKEERLEQLSQKAKELKEIIDKTDDDQTMSNFESKEDIPAEELLEEEMHAAMTEKEEDANKLGSLSKEELIQRHQELLSALDVQMQISDLQYHQLTQLHSYFVKISENSTPNEPIKIDPNDLKSLLESTSNDFKQIEHLSCEFQKVSQNLSA; from the exons ATGTTTAATCCGAATGTTAAAAGAATAATGTTTAAGTCTGAAATGTGCTTTTTCAGAcctttaataaataaacaaatagtTGATAGATTGTCTAGAAGGGTGTGGCCTGAATACTGTAATCGACAATTCATTACAACgtcaataaacaattacacctttaattataaaaatatatatttaaacaagCAATACTATGGATACAACATTCTATCGAATTATTCAACTAAAACATACAATAACACACTAATAATcaatgataaaaaacatCCTATAAACTATGACTCTAAATATAAGTATTCAACAAAAGCTGTTACGAATGGTACAGAAGTACTAAAGACtaagaagaaaaataatattttggTTAAAATAGTAAGGATTCCTTACGTTATCGTCAAATGGATAGTATACATACCATATAGAATTGGAAGAGGAATATTTAAAGGGTTCTcatatgtgtttaaagGACTGAATAAGTTGGCAAAGTTGGCAGCAAGAGCAGCAGTCCTTAAAAAAGTAACGGGAGTATCAGGAATATTTAAAAGCATAGTAGGAGGTATTAAGCACACAATACACTGGTGTAAAACGGGATCGAAGCTGTACGCAGCGAACGTAAAGGTGTCCTATTACATtttgaagaagctgataagAGGGCATCCTATGAGATACAATGAACGGAAGCTGCTGATGAGAACGATGAATGATGCACTGAAGCTAGTGCCGTTCTCGTTCTTTATAATTGTGCCTTTCGCAGAGTTTCTGCTGCCAGTAGTGATAAGATTCTTCCCACAAATGCTGCCGTCAACGTTTCAAACtaacaacaaaaacaacgATGACTATTTGCAGAAAAAGTTAATGGCGAAGAAGGAGCTTGCAACGTTCTTCCAAGAATTGGTGCAGGAGAGAACTAATCAAATACTAC AGGAGGAGCTTGATTCGACACTGAGAACGAAGGCAGAAGCATTAAAGCAGTTTCAGGAAAGGCTGTTAAAAAAGAGCGACGATATGAATCCGTTTCTGAG tGCAAATGAATTGCTTGTATTTTCAAAGCTGTTTAAGAAGGAGTTTGTACTTGATAAGATGAGTACGCAAACTTTGAGG gtaatgtgtaaacttCTTGGTATTACTCCATTTGCACTAAAATCACACATCGTATTGCAACTGag gCACCATTTACTTAAAATTCAAAGAGAGGATCGTCTAATTATGTGGGAAGGAGTAGAGAGCTTATCTCTTGAGGAGCTCCAGGAGGCCTGCAGAGAGAGAGCAATGAAGTTCTACAACGTCACGAAGGAGCAGATGCAACAGCAGTTGAATCAGTGGATGGATCTATCGAGCAGAAGAGAGATTAATCCAATACTGCTCCTGTGGAGTAGATGCATAACAATGACACATGAGCCGATGATAATCAAGGAGAGTGAGCCACATGAGGAGTTGGAAGAAATCAGAGTAGACGCACTAAAGGATGAGCCTTCTGACCATGTGCAAGAGGAGAAGCAGGAAAAGgctgagaagaagaagatgaaggtCATACAAGAAGTCGTCGAAGCAGCAGAGGTGGACGAAGAGCACCTGCAGGATAAGGAGGAAAGGCTGGAACAGTTATCTCAGAAGGCGAAGGAGCTCAAGGAAATAATAGATAAGACAGACGATGATCAAACTATGTCGAACTTTGAGTCGAAAGAGGACATTCCGGCTGAGGAGCTTCTGGAAGAGGAGATGCACGCAGCAATGacggaaaaggaagaggacGCAAATAAACTCGGGTCACTGtcgaaggaggagctgataCAGAGGCATCAGGAGCTTCTATCAGCTCTAGACGTGCAGATGCAGATCAGCGACCTGCAGTACCACCAACTCACGCAACTGCACTCGTATTTTGTAAAGATTTCTGAAAACTCAACGCCCAACGAGccaattaaaattgatcCCAATGACCTCAAGTCCCTCCTTGAGTCAACATCCAACGACTTTAAACAAATAGAGCACCTATCCTGCGAGTTTCAGAAGGTCTCTCAGAACCTGTCAGCATAG
- a CDS encoding predicted protein: MRIATHAGSWYSDSSRALESQIKSSSDGLPNVPNPTLKYIIAPHAGYAYSLSTAVHAYSHIDASTIKTVFVLGPSHHFFLRGCAVDQFSSLQTPLGQLQVDVNIVDSLSNLKGFSVVNKQASEDEHSIEMHLPLLKFMFKKENVKVVPIIVGDFNETMRDQIASSLLPYFNDEVIMFISKQCRIHSLFSPLTSAISE; the protein is encoded by the exons atgAGGATTGCAACACACGCTGGAAGTTGGTACTCGGATTCCT CGAGAGCGCTGGAATCTCAAATTAAATCATCTTCTGATGGCCTTCCTAACGTTCCTAATCCTAcacttaaatatataattgcGCC CCATGCTGGTTATGCATATTCACTTTCGACCGCTGTTCACGCCTACAGCCACATTGACGCATCAACTAT AAAAACGGTATTCGTTCTGGGACCTTCTCACCACTTCTTTCTAAGAGGCTGTGCAGTGGATCAATTTTCGAGCCTCCAAACGCCTCTTGGACAGCTCCAAGTTGACGTAAATATTGTTGATAGTCTATCAAACCTGAAGGGGTTCTCAGTTGTAAACAAGCAGGCCTCAGAGGATGAACACTCAATAGAGATGCACCTGCCCCTATTGAAATTcatgtttaaaaa aGAAAACGTTAAGGTCGTTCCAATAATTGTAGGTGACTTCAATGAAACAATGCGTGATCAAATAG cATCTTCGCTTCTACCTTACTTCAATGACGAGGtaataatgtttatttcaaaacAATGTAGAATACACTCTTTGTTTTCTCCTCTGACTTCTGCCATTTCGGAATGA
- a CDS encoding uncharacterized protein (zinc finger, RING-type domain containing protein), whose product MDKWEIPSCCICYERLLTKLTLLPDCGHIYHQECLQSWTDKIGLTNLKCPLCRTNVVNNIYPLNYTITKIEESNPKHCNGVDNDKSKTDVVYSAQIKSYQDEIDDLKSRLSTSKEDRIECYNKIQDLEEQYKVLKDKLNKELNTNDQIVKQNKELVLSSEKQKATNSALTKKLNSLKNELEKLKNISKYLEDPNDSQIQDIAAMVEKMTSDEKIKFLMNRIVDLNGIVNELKDANETVTNERDKMDKLYKKMKIAIRECAKLQKKKHANEDNEKSELPDYNSEDFVEFLYNKRMMLEKALNKPTNEQESVKLTTNISKGAGIKNTTLTPEKSKAVNSNVSDTNNGNDPNNQGLSNIIRKMKTIKSSTPPPRYKQQSSVKPVRTPEKQALRGLSNSNTPDLLSAKSENQQTTPVRYNKARTFKKYKSNGNGPRNEKTTKIHSFFKQTKEDVW is encoded by the exons atggataaaTGGGAAATTCCATCttgttgtatttgttaCGAAAGATTGTTGACTAAACTAACTCTTCTTCCAGATTGTGGACACATTTACCATCAAGaatg TTTACAATCATGGACTGATAAGATTGGTTTAACTAATCTGAAATGTCCTCTGTGTAGGACTAATGTTGTCAACAATATCTATccattaaattatacaattacAAAAATTGAAG AATCAAACCCTAAACACTGTAATGGTGTTGATAATGATAAATCAAAAActgatgttgtttattctgcacaaattaaatcataTCAGGATGAAATAGATGACCTGAAATCAAGGTTATCGACATCCAAAGAGGACCGAATCGaatgttataataaaatcCAGGATCTAGAG GAACAATACAAAGTGTTGAAGGATAAGTTGAATAAGGAGTTGAATACGAACGACCAAATAGTTAAACAGAACAAAGAACTCGTTTTGTCATctgaaaaacaaaaggCCACAAACTCTGCATTGACCAAAAAATTGAATTCCCTCAAGAATGAGTTGGAAAAGCTTAAGAACATATCGAAATA TCTCGAGGATCCTAATGACTCTCAAATACAGGATATTGCTGCCATGGTTGaaaaa ATGACATCTGATGAAAAGATTAAGTTTCTAATGAATCGTattgttgatttaaacGG cATTGTCAATGAATTGAAGGATGCCAATGAAACTGTGACAAATGAAAGGGATAAAATGGACAAGTTATATaagaagatgaaaat CGCAATCAGGGAGTGTGCCAAATTACAGAAAAAAAAACATGCTAATGAAGACAATGAAAAATCGGAGCTACCAGATTACAATAGTGAGGACTTTGTAGAATTCTTGTACAATAAGAGGATGATGTTGGAAAAGGCCTTAAACAAACCTACGAATGAGCAGGAAAGCGTCAAGCTTACAACGAACATCTCAAAAGGTGCTGGGATTAAGAATACAACATTAACACCAGAAAAAAGTAAAGCTGTGAATTCAAATGTGTCTGACACGAATAATGGAAACGACCCAAACAACCAAGGCTTGAGTAACATTATTAGGAAgatgaaaacaataaaaagcAGTACACCACCGCCGAGGTACAAGCAACAAAGCAGTGTAAAGCCGGTTAGAACTCCTGAGAAGCAAGCGCTAAGGGGCCTTTCCAACAGCAACACTCCAGATCTACTTAGCGCCAAGTCTGAAAATCAACAGACCACACCAGTCAGATACAACAAGGCGAGGacgtttaaaaaatacaagaGCAATGGAAACGGTCCCCGTAAcgaaaaaacaacaaaaatCCACAGCTTTTTCAAGCAAACGAAGGAAGATGTAtggtaa
- a CDS encoding serine/threonine protein kinase, with translation MEDSDYLLTPENYESYVSDKTKNKDDSPISDNEFDKDTLYITNDDKSERKHHSTHIKHNDYKTKLSTFFDINRCRDVESFKCLNKISEGTYGTVYRALDLESDEIVALKHIKFHEVQWKEGFPITYLREVSILLELNHPNILSVREIVTNKKHDEFYMVMEYVEHELKTLLEENRPNFTLSERKCLLKQLLEGTKYMHENWVMHRDLKTPNILYNNKGYIKICDFGMARKFGNPLKKYTHNVVTHWYRAPELFLGEPYYSEKTDIWSIGCIFAEIILSRPLFMGVNDADTLDKIFRLCGSPNEDNWPGYTKLPAIKSSNFTIHKYKPSFESVFKVGIMGGMVHGSTCMTEHGLDLLKKMLNLDPNQRISAKDALEHPYITQEKPRTQAIELMPTLPDTNCKCE, from the exons atggAAGATTCcgattatttattaacaccTGAAAATTACGAATCATACGTTAGTGATAagacaaaaaataaagatgaTTCTCCAATATCAGATAATGAGTTTGATAAAGATACTTTGTATATAACAAATGATGATAAATCTGAAAGAAAACATCACTCAACACATATAAAGCACAATGATTATAAGACAAAATTATCAACATTTTTTGATATAAACCGTTGTCGAGATGTTGAGTcttttaaatgtttaaataaaatatcagaAGGCACATATGGAACAGTATACAGAGCTCTCGATTTGGAATCAGACGAAATAGTTGCTTTGAAGCACATTAAGTTCCACGAGGTGCAATGGAAAGAAGGCTTTCCGATTACATATTTGAGAGAGGTCTCAATATTGCTAGAGTTGAATCACCCAAACATACTATCAGTACGAGAGATAGTaactaataaaaaacatgaTGAGTTCTACATGGTGATGGAATACGTCGAACACGAATTGAAGACTCTTCTTGAGGAAAATAGACCCAATTTTACATTATCGGAGAGAAAGTGCCTGTTGAAGCAGCTTTTAGAAGGCACAAAGTATATGCACGAAAACTGGGTAATGCACCGAGACTTGAAGACACCGAACATACTCTACAACAATAAAGGATACATAAAGATATGCGACTTTGGAATGGCCAGAAAGTTCGGAAATCCacttaaaaaatacacacacaatGTAGTCACACACTGGTACAGGGCACCAGAGTTGTTCCTGGGAGAGCCTTATTATAGCGAGAAGACAGATATATGGAGCATTGGGTGCATTTTTGCAGAAATTATACTGTCGAGGCCACTCTTTATGGGCGTCAACGACGCAGATACACtcgataaaatatttagaCTTTGTGGATCCCCAAATGAAGACAACTGGCCAGGATACACTAAACTTCCAGCCATAAAGAGTAGCAACTTCacaatacacaaatataaaccATCATTTGAAAGCGTATTCAAG GTCGGAATAATGGGAGGAATGGTACACGGATCAACCTGTATGACTGAACATGGACTAGACTTGTTGAAAAAGATGTTAAATCTAGACCCAAATCAGAGAATTTCAGCGAAAGACGCATTAGAACACCCATATATAACGCAG GAAAAACCAAGAACACAAGCCATTGAGTTGATGCCAACGTTACCAGATACCAATTGTAAATGTGAGTAA
- a CDS encoding uncharacterized protein (Maf1 regulator family protein), producing MIFLEHTGLSKIASILHSLGGPDRYFDAKLELASYSKSDNIFNDDNNENSSNHHDHNVTSYFKAILNKCFQDYDFSNVNDSYFKEVKNLDNVVNNIYYNVSIIVGRIFPDFVDQFWYTIKQVVHIRDVDIYTFDSGGEDDPFNSETCINSFNYFLVDKKQQHILFVSCITRTRTDTQDKSEYTPSFQMSMYVDSTNNKLDGDCLSDTEVPEIL from the exons ATGATATTTTTGGAGCACACTGGGCTTAGTAAAATAGCGTCTATATTACACAGCTTAGGAGGTCCGGATCGTTATTTTGACGCAAAACTTGAATTGGCATCATATTCAAA ATCAGATAACATTTTCAATgatgataataatgaaaaCTCATCAAACCATCATGATCACAACGTAACATCCTACTTTAAGGCCATTCTTAATAAGTGCTTTCAGGACTACGATTTTAG TAACGTAAATGATTCGTACTTTAAGGAAGTTAAAAATTTGGACAACGTTGTgaacaatatatattacaatgtGTCGATCATAGTTGGACGAATATTCCCAGATTTTGTAGATCAATTTTGGTACACGATAAAG CAAGTTGTCCATATACGAGATGTGGATATATACACGTTCGACAGCGGCGGAGAGGACGACCCGTTTAACTCTGAGACTTGCATAAACTCATTTAACTACTTTCTGGTTGACAAGAAGCAGCAACACATTCTTTTTGTATCTTGCATTACAAGGACGCGCACAGACACACAAGATAAGAGCGAATACACACCTTCATTCCAAATGTCCATGTATGTAGACTCTACGAACAACAAACTTGACGGTGATTGCCTTTCTGATACTGAAGTCCCAGAAATATTAtga
- a CDS encoding mitochondrial carrier protein, giving the protein MSNRVKMSSISVVKHIYRTKGLLSFWMGLNWATPLTICGHTMFLYTYDSIKDKVNTPTASLISRLVTLMVCQPFDCMRTYVQSNLYTHKRQSFVEILKNKGLKSMYKGSLSTIVRDVPFSAIHWPINELIFDMIKSNEAYKRFDSKGVGILVLPFWTGAFSSLVATVVSQPFDVIKTNLQAGSVDIQNNKNNIIGSRKSSILSEFIRIKRTYGVRGFFIGVAPRLLKVVPGSAIMSATYHFFN; this is encoded by the exons ATGTCAAACAGAGTTAAAATGTCTTCAATCTCTGTtgtaaaacacatatataggACAAAGGGTCTACTCAGCTTTTGGATGG GATTGAATTGGGCCACGCCACTCACAATTTGTGGTCACACAATGTTTCTATACACATACGATTCAATCAAAGATAAAGTAAACACACCAACAGCAAGCTTGATATCAAGGCTGGTAACTTTAATGGTATGCCAGCCTTTCGACTGTATGAGAACGTACGTACAGTCcaatttatacacacacaaacgACAGTCATTCGTTGAAATccttaaaaataaagggTTGAAGTCAATGTATAAGGGATCATTGTCTACAATAGTTAGAGACGTGCCATTTTCAGCAATTCACTGGCCAATAAACGAATTGATATTCGATATGATTAAAAG CAACGAAGCGTATAAAAGATTTGACAGTAAAGGAGTGGGTATCTTGGTGCTTCCGTTCTGGACAGGAGCGTTCTCATCTCTTGTAGCAACTGTTGTATCGCAGCCATTTGATGTTATCAAAACTAATCTACAG GCAGGAAGCGTTGACAtacaaaacaataaaaacaacatcattGGATCGAGAAAGTCGAGCATATTAAGCGAGTTTATCagaataaaaagaacaTATGGAGTTAGAGGATTCTTCATAGGGGTTGCACCTAGGTTGTTAAAGGTAGTGCCTGGGTCTGCGATCATGTCGGCGACGTACCACTTCTTCAACTAA